In Mucinivorans hirudinis, the DNA window TTTTTGAGTAAAAACGATTCGGCTTCAAAAAAAGACTTGCTTAAAAGCCTTATTTGAAGCCGATGTTTTAGATTTACGTTTAAAAAACAGTGATTTCTGAGTGTTGTTCAATAGTTACGTTTGTTATCGGTAGTGCTTTCATAATTCATTTTCTTCTATAATTCTAATTTTTTCACCAAATTTATTTATAAGCTCTCCGTTTGTTATTGATTCTGGAAACGCCATTGCTAATAAATGTTTTGGTCTAGATAAAGCAACATAGATTAATCTTTTTGTTTCATCTGGAAATATATTTTCAGTATTTGAAATATTTTCAAAAGTGATATTGTCTTTATGTTTCTTTTCATTAAAGAAAACAAGTATTGAATCTAATGTCTGACCTTTTACTTGATGTATTGTTGTTATGGGAATATTAAAGGCTGAATATGATTTCTTGAAATGGATTTCAACACTTTCATCCAATGTAGTCATTTCTAAATATTTTGATTTTCTATTCCTTAAGTTGAAGTCTACATCGTAATTTAAATTCAGTTGTTCTTTTAAAAATACTTGAGTTTTTATTGTCCAATCACTAACAGATAAAGAAAAGCTAGGTAATTCAGCAAGAATAGTTATCATTAGAGAATTGAATGAAGGGTCTATACTTTTTTCTTTTTCAATCTCTTTTAAACTGTGGTAGTCAGTATTATCAGAATGAATTAAAGGAATACAAATTGTTCGTATTTCTTTGATTGCATTTTTTATATCACCGCTCAAATATAAATTTTTAGCATAAATTATACTTTTCGGCAACTCAACATTCCAAGGTCTTTGTTCTGATTTTTTTCCTAACAGCAAATCTTTCAATGAATTCCCTCGCACAACAATACAGCTGTTAAGATATTTGTTTTTTGAGCAAAAATCATCGTAATGTTTTATTATCAATTGATGATTATTGGCTGTATATTTGTAGACAACAATGGATTCTTCTAATTCTTGACAACCAACACTATTGATTTTTGAATCTTCCTGCCTTCTCACTTTTGAGAAAACATCAACGATATTTTGCGGAGAACGTCTATTATCTGTTAAATCAAACGACTGCCACGTTTCATCTTCATCATACTTTCTTAAAAATTCAGTTGGATTTGCATCTCTCCATTCATATAAACTTTGATAAGGGTCTCCAATTAGTTCAATATTGTTTAAGCCTTGATTTGTCAGTTCTTCGAATATTGCGTGTTGCATTATCGAATTATCTTGAGCCTCATCTATGATTATAAATGGAAATCTCAAGCTAAGCCATTTACTTATCTTTGGATTATTCTTTAGTAAATGAAGTGCAATATATGCAGAATCACCTGTTGATATAAGTCCTTTTGTAAATTGCTTGTTTTTAATAAGCTGACAATACTTGTTAAAATTTGCCCTGTCGACTTTATCAGCAGATGGTTGATTCCCATTGATTGAAAATGCACCATTAGGCTCAATTCTTATTTCGCTTGGTGGGTAAAGATGAAATATACTTCTGTTGTTTTTTGCCTTGTATTCTGGATCGTTCAATGGTCTTCTTAAGCCATCTTGCATTTTCCCATTTCGGTCAATATAAGTTGTTTTCCACATGTCATCCAAGATATTTGTCTGGTCAAGTATCTTTGGTCGGTTAAAATCACGATTAAGCAAATTGTAAAATGGCAGCGTAATGAATTTGTTGATGAAACTATCAATTGTTGATACGTGATTAGGAAATTGAAGCGATTTCCCACTCAATTTTCTATACGCTTCATTAATTTCGTCTTTAGCAGAGTTTGTGAACGATAAACAAGCTACACCTGAATGACCTCCAATCTCATTCTGATTTTCTAAATCTAAAATCTTCTTTGCAATGGTCGTTGTTTTTCCACTACCAGGGCAAGCATTTAAAATCACTTTTCCTCTTGCTCCTAAATAAGCTAATCTTTCATCATTTTCAAAATACATTACAATCCTTTTTTTAAATGATTAAGGGCTTTTAATATATATCCAGGGACTTTAAAAGACGCTTTTGCAGCTTCTAAATTTTCAAGCAAGTGAATTGAAAAATCTTGAGCAAATTCGGCCTTAGCTGGAAAACTTTTCCATAGCAGAGTTGCGACTTTTCTTCTTTCTTCTTCTGCCATAATATCATTTGTAAATGTTGCCATATAGGCAATTATCTTAGTTGTTTTAGCATTGTCAATTGAGTCAATATATTGCACGAGAAAGTTGTCTTTAAAGTTTCTTCTATCAATATTTACATTATGCAATGCCACTTCATATTCAAGTGTTTTAAATGATTCAAAAACCTCAATGTTATTAGCTTTATTTTTGACCGAGTTTAAATTTTTGATTCTTGAAACTGCATTGCCTGTTTGTATAGAGTCATCTAAAGAATCAAGAATTGAATTATCATCTATTAATTTGTCAAAGCTGTAATCTGATTTTTTAGAATCTGTAAATCTATCATCATCGGTAATTACAGAGATTTGTTTATTTATTCTTTCTATTGGGTTTGAGTTATTAAACAGATATAAAAATGGATAGAATGATGTCCCTCTAACATTTACAATTTCAGTTCTATAATCTTCTAGCTTATAATCTTGCAATTGTGTAAAAGCTGAAACTAATAATTCTTCGGAAATCCCCTCTATGAATAAAATAGATTTAGCGAATAGAAGTTGAGATTTTGTTACATCAATATATCTCTGTAATTTCTTCATTCTATTTTCAAAATCAGCATCAAGTAATTCTTTGCCTTTAGTCGTGTCTTCAATGATTTTTTCAGACTCTCTATTTTGAAATTGTTTGTCAATCTTTGTAGCTTTATCACAATCTAGTAAAATGAGATTTTTAAAAGGTACTTTAGATGTTAAAGTGGGTGAATGGGTCGTTATGAATAGTTGGCTGTTTTCTGTAGCGTTAGCATTATTAAGGAAGTTGTATAAGCTGAGTTGTAATTGTGGATGAAGATGTGATTCAGGTTCTTCAATTAATAATGCGAAATGAGGAAGCCCATTATCTTTAATCTGCTCCTTTATGTCACCCAATACAACAGCTATATATATCAAATTGTTAAACCCTAAGCTATTTTGCCATAAATGAAAGCCATCATCAATTAGAGTTGTTCTATCGTGAGGAAGATATGGTTTTATTGCATTGACTATATATTCTGTTCTTGCATCTTCTATGCGAAGTCCAATTTTATTATCAATGACTTTCTTAAATATATTCTCAAGGTTAGTGTTTACACCATCTCTTGTATTTTTAACTTCGTCCCGATCTAATAATTGAGAATTTGCGTCTTTTATTATTTTTTCAATATCTGCTTCTGAATTTTCTCTTCTAACAAATCTTCGTATCACTTTTCCAAGAATACTGTTTCTAGTACTTAATAAATCTCGAGTACTATCTCTTAAAGCACCTAAATAGTAATGTTGAAATAATTCAAAGGTTTTGTAATCGGCTTTTTGACCATCTATATTACCTGTATTATAAGAGAAATAGGGATATTTTCCGTCCTTTTCCTCATAAGAAATAGAGATTTTAGCGTAGTCTTCTTCTATTTTATTGGGGTCAATAACCATATATTCATAGAAAGCACCTTTTTGCGAGGTAGACAAACCTTTGAATGTATAGGTGATGGTTATTAGAGTAGATTTTTGAATAGTTTTCGTCCCTGCATTGTCAACTTCCTTTTGATGAAAGTCATCAGAAGAGACTGACAATTCTCTAATCGGTTCTCCAACGTTATACAATAGTCTAATTGCATCAATAACTGCAGACTTTCCACATCCGTTTTCTCCAATAATTATATTTAGTTTAGGGTCAAACTCTGTTTCTACTAGTTCAATGCCTTTATAATTTTCAATTTTTATTTTAGCTAAGTACATTTTATTGTTTTGAAGTAGTTTGATTTAACATTACCGATAACTTATTGGTATCATCAAAGTCTTAATATACACTATATTGGAATGTTAGGTTGTCTGATAAGAAGATCCTAATTCCTATTAGTAAATTTATCCGATCATACTACTGCAAAAATAATCAATAATATCTGTAAATAATCATAGATAGTATCTAAAACTATCATTTTCTACATTTTATACTGCCTCTTCCCTGTGTGAACCCTCCACATTAAGCGATGACTTTGGAATCGGGGTCGGTATTTCGTTCTCAGTGGCAAAGGTATTTACGGGTTCTTGACGTGCAAACAAGGTCAGGCAGTCCCTGTATCGCAAAAAATCTCCACGCCGTTGGGTAGTATTTTATTGCGATACCCTTGTATGCCCTAAACCCTACACCATTTATGCCCCTGAAACGAAAACGACCGACCCGATAGAAAAGACGCATAAAAAAAATGTCGGATTCACGAAGAGGCAAAAAGAATGGAAACTTAACTCCCTCACCTCCTAAAATCCGCATAAACTTAAAAAGAGCAGACGATGAAAACAGGGTATAAAATAGCAGTTTGGGTAGTGGTAGCCGTTGCAGGTGCAATTATCACACACACCAATCCATTATGGTGGTTAGCAAGTGCAGCAGTGGGCAAATTAGCTCTCCGCCTTATCCTTACCGTAGCATTGGCAGTTGTCCTATATGTGCTGTTTTACGCTCTTATCATCGCTGGAGTACTTTGGATATTAATCAATTAAAAAAGATACCATTATGAGTTTTTTAGCAGACACACAGAAGTTACACGATTTTGTAACCCTTAGCAAGAGTGAATTTTTGAGCCGTTACCCACAAGTGAGTGAACAGCAATACGATTACGCAATCGCAGTGTATAACATTATCTAACACAGTTATGAGAGCAAGACGAAATAAGACAGTAGCACAGCAGTGCCGACACTACGAAGTAGAGAACATCTACGATTATATGATTAGCGTGTACGTAAATGACAATTGCGCTCAATTCAAAGAGCTATACAAGGAGCTATGCCCCGATGCAAAAAGGTTTTTTATAGACTACATCTTTGATGAAGTGCCGAGAGTTTACCACCAAGAAATTATTAGAGCAACCATTTAACACCCATAGAGCGATGAATACAATAGCATTGACTATAGAGCAACTCCGCACGATGATGGAGCGACGATATACATTGGTATATCTTGACCGCAGTTGCAACCTTAATAATTCGGCTGATATACTATCCGAGTGCATAAAAGAGAAATCCGCTACACCACTTTACGACCACGTTAGCGATTGGTTTGTAGGTGCAGAATACGACCGCATAGTCGAGATAGTCGAGGAGTTGAAAACGACTTGCTCCGAACAGGGCTATACCTCCGAGCAGATAGAGGATTGTTTCACACATAATGACGATGCAATCCGTGAGGAGATACAGAACCGAGATGATAGCGATATTGTGGCGACACTACTCCGCAACACAGACGATATGCCTATCCGCATTGAGATGCACTCAAATTACGACTGTATCAACTCTCACTACTTCGAGGGTGAGTACACCTATACGCAGAGCTACTTTGGTGATATGGTGGATTGGCTCAACCTCAATCCGCAGGAGGTGGAGAAAATTTTCAGAGAGAACAGTTTGCAGTGCGAGGGTGAATTTCCCAACCGTGCAGAGCGTAACGGCAACGAGATGGTGAGCTACCTGCAATTTGCACAAGAAATCTCAAATTCAGTTTCCCCTGCCAACCTTTTGACCATTATGGCAACTATCAATGTGGCGGAGCTATTCAAAACCGAATTTACCATAGGGCAAGTGACCATTCCGAAAGGAAATCGTTGTGGACTATTTTCACCCTCTTATGGTGGTGGTTCGGTAATGGAAATGGAGTTGCAGCGAGATGTTAAACTATCTCTCAAAGGTACTACCAATTACGACTACTTCTCTTTGCAATTTGATGCAAACACCGAGAGAGGTTACGCCCTCAAAGATGTCTACGGAGTGGTTGACAGTTTTTTCGGTAAGGCTGTTACTATTCACAAAGAGGATTTAATGTTCTGCCACTTAGGCAATGGAGTAACCGTTTGCGACCGACTTCGGGAGCAAAACAACGACTATATGAAAGTAGCCCACATCTCCACCGACCGCCAAGTAACCTACTACAATACCATAAGTGACGAAGGCAGAGCACGGATAGAACATTTTGCCAAGTACGATAATATGAGCCAAAGTTTTACACAGCCCTTTCCGGTATTAAACCCTATAAAGTAATAATCACAAGGGCAGGATTAACCCCCTGCCCACAAATTCCAACCGATAATGAAAGCAACCGACCATTTCAAAACCGTGATACAAGCCTATCTCGACCAACGTGCCGAATATGACGAATTATTTGCCACATCATACCGCAACCCCGATAAGAACATCGACGACTGTGTTACCTACATTTTGAGCGAGGTTCAGCGGAGCGGTTGTAACGGCTTTGCCGATGATGAGATATTCTCAATGGCTATGCACTACTACGATGAGACCGACATCGTAGTGGGCAAGCCAATCGAGGGCAAAGTGGTAATCAATCACCACGTTGAACTCACCGAAGAGGAGAAAGCACAGGCACGTAAAGATGCAATGAAACGCATCGAGAACGAGGCGTATGCCAAAATGAAACAGACCAAAAAGCCGACCAAGCCAGTAGAAACACAACCACAAGCATCACTATTTGATTTTTAAACCGTATGAGACCACGCAATAAATTCCAAGTAGAGGTAGTCGCACTATCAAAGCGACTACCCAAGATAACCGCCACACAACAACGTTGGGCAGAGAAAAACTGTTTTGAACACTATGCACGCAAGACCAAGCAGGGAATTATCTCGTGCCTTGAGTGTGGCAAGGAGTGGACAGACAAGCACCTGACAGCCGAGAAAACCATTTGTCCTCATTGTGGGACGGAGCTAACAGTCAAAGAGACACGAGCCTATAAATTCAAACAGGTGGAGTATCTCTGCATCGTTACCAAGTGTGCCGACTTTCAAGTGTTGCGATTTTTCTACATCGAGAGCAACACACGCAAGGGAGAGCCAGCCTACTACTATTGCCGTGAGGTGGTGCAACGGTGGATAGCACCCAACGGCAAGTTTGCGACAATGGCGATGTTGCGTCCGTTGTTTGGTTTTGCGGATTATTGGCAGTGGTCAAGCGAGTTGGAGATACGCCCCGAAAAGGAGCTATACGACATTATGCCCTCTTGCACCTATCCGAGAATGAACCTATTGCCCGAAGTGAAACGCAACGGTTTTTGTGGCGAGTTTCACAGCCTTACCCCTTTTGAGTTAATTCACACCCTTTTGACCGAGAATAGAGCCGAAACGCTACTTAAAACAGGACAAACGGCACTATTACGACACT includes these proteins:
- a CDS encoding Predicted ATP-dependent endonuclease of the OLD family — its product is MYLAKIKIENYKGIELVETEFDPKLNIIIGENGCGKSAVIDAIRLLYNVGEPIRELSVSSDDFHQKEVDNAGTKTIQKSTLITITYTFKGLSTSQKGAFYEYMVIDPNKIEEDYAKISISYEEKDGKYPYFSYNTGNIDGQKADYKTFELFQHYYLGALRDSTRDLLSTRNSILGKVIRRFVRRENSEADIEKIIKDANSQLLDRDEVKNTRDGVNTNLENIFKKVIDNKIGLRIEDARTEYIVNAIKPYLPHDRTTLIDDGFHLWQNSLGFNNLIYIAVVLGDIKEQIKDNGLPHFALLIEEPESHLHPQLQLSLYNFLNNANATENSQLFITTHSPTLTSKVPFKNLILLDCDKATKIDKQFQNRESEKIIEDTTKGKELLDADFENRMKKLQRYIDVTKSQLLFAKSILFIEGISEELLVSAFTQLQDYKLEDYRTEIVNVRGTSFYPFLYLFNNSNPIERINKQISVITDDDRFTDSKKSDYSFDKLIDDNSILDSLDDSIQTGNAVSRIKNLNSVKNKANNIEVFESFKTLEYEVALHNVNIDRRNFKDNFLVQYIDSIDNAKTTKIIAYMATFTNDIMAEEERRKVATLLWKSFPAKAEFAQDFSIHLLENLEAAKASFKVPGYILKALNHLKKGL
- a CDS encoding ATP-dependent DNA helicase UvrD/PcrA/Rep (epsilon proteobacterial type 2) produces the protein MYFENDERLAYLGARGKVILNACPGSGKTTTIAKKILDLENQNEIGGHSGVACLSFTNSAKDEINEAYRKLSGKSLQFPNHVSTIDSFINKFITLPFYNLLNRDFNRPKILDQTNILDDMWKTTYIDRNGKMQDGLRRPLNDPEYKAKNNRSIFHLYPPSEIRIEPNGAFSINGNQPSADKVDRANFNKYCQLIKNKQFTKGLISTGDSAYIALHLLKNNPKISKWLSLRFPFIIIDEAQDNSIMQHAIFEELTNQGLNNIELIGDPYQSLYEWRDANPTEFLRKYDEDETWQSFDLTDNRRSPQNIVDVFSKVRRQEDSKINSVGCQELEESIVVYKYTANNHQLIIKHYDDFCSKNKYLNSCIVVRGNSLKDLLLGKKSEQRPWNVELPKSIIYAKNLYLSGDIKNAIKEIRTICIPLIHSDNTDYHSLKEIEKEKSIDPSFNSLMITILAELPSFSLSVSDWTIKTQVFLKEQLNLNYDVDFNLRNRKSKYLEMTTLDESVEIHFKKSYSAFNIPITTIHQVKGQTLDSILVFFNEKKHKDNITFENISNTENIFPDETKRLIYVALSRPKHLLAMAFPESITNGELINKFGEKIRIIEENEL